From the genome of Nicotiana sylvestris chromosome 2, ASM39365v2, whole genome shotgun sequence, one region includes:
- the LOC138885169 gene encoding uncharacterized protein has product MGQRRPSMEKVDSCILASLSYHTRARGPPPPPPPPLSDPKSKGKTKMDNTSNIRKDNAMHEENPDVELPKGYKPPKFEMFDETGDPKVHLRTYYDKLVGVGKDEIIRMKLFMRSLTGDALSWYINENPKKWVNWVSMVSNFKDRFRFNKENAPSVFYIQNLKKKPTRTFRKYATRWRSEDAKVRPALEEEQMNKFFVRAQDPQYYKRLMVIENHKFCDIIKLGKRIEEGIKSRMVTNFEALRATNKALQSRGIFKKKEVGAVVVA; this is encoded by the exons ATGGGGCAAAGAAGGCCAAGCATGGAGAAG GTTGATTCGTGCATACTAGCATCATTATCATATCATACCAGAGctagaggtcctccacctcctcctcctcctcctctaagtgatcctaaaagcaaaggaaaaaccaAAATGGATAACACAAGCAATATCAGGAAAGACAATGCTATGCATGAAGAGAAT CCGGACGTAGAACTACcaaagggttacaaacctcctaagttcgagatgttcgacgAGACAGGTGATCCGAAggtacatttgagaacatactatgACAAGCTCGTAGGGGTTGGTAAAGATGAAataatccgcatgaagctgttcatgaggagcctCACTGGAGATgccttgtcttggtacatcaatgaaaaccccaaaaaatgGGTTAACTGGGTAAGCATGGTGTCAAATTTTAAGgatcggttcaggttcaataaAGAAAATGCGCCAAGCGTCttttacattcagaatcttaagaagaagccAACAAGAACTTTCCgcaagtatgctactcgatggaggtcgGAAGATGCAAAGGTAAGGCCAGCGttggaagaagaacaaatgaacaagttcttcgtcagagctcaagatccacaatactataagaggttgatggttattgaaaaccataaattttGTGACATCATTAAATTAGGAAAACgaatagaagagggaattaaaagcAGAATGGTGACAAACTTTGAGGCACTCCGAGCTACAAACAAGGCCTTGCAGTCAAGAGGTATATTTAAAAAGAAAGAAGTTGGTGCAGTAGTGGTAGCCTAG